The Streptomyces phaeolivaceus genome has a window encoding:
- a CDS encoding amino acid ABC transporter permease, translating into MTVVKEEPGREDADGDGGTPDADDGYVPSRRRLDRERYKRDRARRATAVAALSTLVTAVVLYLVVVNAPGWPRTKETFFSAEYAREAFPKVLEGLWLNVRLLLICGVAVLVLGMLIAIARTLRGPVFFPLRALAAAYTDFFRGLPLIINLMIVVLGVPALRLQGVTVDPVLLGGTALTLTYSAYVAEVFRAGIESVHPSQRAAARSLGLTNRQALRHVVLPQAVRRQVPPLLNDLVSLQKDTGLVSIGGAVDAVRAADIIVGRSLNYTPYIVAGLVFVALTIPMTRFTDWVTARMDRQRAQGGTT; encoded by the coding sequence GTGACGGTCGTGAAGGAGGAGCCCGGCCGGGAGGACGCGGACGGCGACGGTGGAACGCCCGACGCGGACGACGGCTACGTCCCCTCGCGGCGCCGGCTCGACCGGGAGCGCTACAAGCGCGACCGGGCCCGCCGCGCCACCGCCGTCGCCGCCCTGTCGACCCTGGTCACGGCCGTCGTCCTCTATCTGGTCGTGGTCAACGCGCCCGGGTGGCCGCGCACCAAGGAGACGTTCTTCAGCGCGGAGTACGCGCGCGAGGCGTTCCCCAAGGTCCTCGAAGGGCTGTGGCTCAACGTACGGCTGCTGCTGATCTGCGGTGTCGCCGTGCTCGTCCTCGGCATGCTGATCGCGATCGCGCGCACCCTGCGGGGCCCGGTGTTCTTCCCGCTGCGGGCGCTGGCCGCCGCGTACACCGACTTCTTCCGCGGGCTGCCGCTGATCATCAATCTGATGATCGTGGTACTGGGCGTCCCGGCGCTCCGGCTCCAGGGTGTGACCGTCGACCCCGTCCTGCTCGGCGGCACCGCGCTGACACTCACGTACTCGGCGTACGTCGCCGAGGTGTTCCGCGCCGGCATCGAGTCCGTGCACCCCTCGCAGCGCGCGGCGGCCCGCTCGCTGGGCCTCACCAACCGGCAGGCGCTGCGGCACGTCGTGCTCCCCCAGGCGGTACGCCGTCAGGTACCGCCACTCCTCAACGACCTCGTGTCCCTCCAGAAGGACACCGGTCTGGTCTCGATCGGCGGCGCGGTCGACGCCGTACGCGCCGCCGACATCATCGTGGGACGCAGCCTCAACTACACGCCGTACATCGTCGCGGGACTGGTCTTCGTCGCCCTGACCATCCCGATGACCCGCTTCACCGACTGGGTCACGGCCCGGATGGACCGGCAGCGGGCACAGGGAGGGACGACATGA
- a CDS encoding maleylpyruvate isomerase family mycothiol-dependent enzyme, with protein sequence MMDHARDLASVCEATDRLLTAVAALDNADVTQPSRLPGWTRGHVLAHLARNADALVNVFEGRPMYVSGEARDADIERDAPRPLKTQLTDVRDSANRFQDTASLSQDWSRTVELRNGVLDTAAWLPFRRWIEVELHHVDLGTGHDLEDLSEEFTQREINFLAHRFSKHPDVPALTIKQDDGRLLLTGAVEGVTAEQLDSDYRPPLPDLTVSGRQADLLGWLAGRRDGSALHVEGGALPSLPPL encoded by the coding sequence ATGATGGATCACGCGCGTGACCTGGCCTCTGTATGCGAAGCGACGGACCGGCTACTCACCGCGGTCGCCGCACTGGACAACGCCGATGTGACCCAGCCGTCACGGCTGCCCGGCTGGACCCGCGGTCATGTCCTCGCCCACCTCGCCCGCAACGCGGACGCCCTCGTGAACGTCTTCGAGGGCCGCCCCATGTACGTCTCCGGCGAGGCCCGGGACGCCGACATCGAGCGGGACGCGCCGCGCCCCCTGAAGACCCAGCTCACCGACGTACGCGACAGCGCGAACCGCTTCCAGGACACCGCCTCGCTCTCCCAGGACTGGTCCCGCACGGTCGAGCTGCGCAACGGGGTCCTCGATACCGCGGCCTGGCTGCCCTTCCGGCGGTGGATCGAGGTGGAGCTCCACCACGTGGATCTGGGGACCGGGCACGACCTGGAGGATCTGTCCGAGGAATTCACGCAGCGCGAGATCAACTTCCTCGCCCACCGGTTCTCCAAGCACCCCGACGTCCCCGCTCTGACGATCAAGCAGGACGACGGGCGCCTGCTTCTCACGGGAGCGGTCGAAGGCGTTACGGCCGAACAGCTCGACAGCGACTACAGGCCACCGCTTCCCGATCTCACGGTCAGCGGCCGGCAGGCCGACCTCCTCGGCTGGCTCGCCGGCCGCCGCGACGGCTCCGCACTGCACGTCGAAGGAGGCGCACTCCCCTCCCTGCCCCCGCTATAG
- the uvrA gene encoding excinuclease ABC subunit UvrA, producing the protein MADRLIVRGAREHNLKNVSLDLPRDSLIVFTGLSGSGKSSLAFDTIFAEGQRRYVESLSSYARQFLGQMDKPDVDFIEGLSPAVSIDQKSTSRNPRSTVGTITEVYDYLRLLFARIGKPHCPECGRPITRQSPQAIVDRVLELPEGSRFQVLSPLVRERKGEFVDLFVDLQTKGYSRARVDGETVQLSNPPTLKKQEKHTIEVVVDRLTVKDSAKRRLTDSVETALGLSGGMVVLDFVDLPEDDPERERMFSEHLYCPYDDLSFEELEPRSFSFNSPFGACPDCSGIGTRMEVDPELIVPDEDKSLDEGAIHPWSHGHTKDYFGRLIGALADALGFRTDIPFAGLPQRARKALLYGHKTQIEVRYRNRYGRERAYTTAFEGAVPFVKRRHGEAESDASRERFEGYMREVPCPTCEGTRLKPIVLAVTVMEKSIAEVSAMSISDCADFLGELRLDARDKKIAERVLKEVNERLRFLVDVGLDYLSLNRAAGTLSGGEAQRIRLATQIGSGLVGVLYVLDEPSIGLHQRDNHRLIETLVRLRDMGNTLIVVEHDEDTIKMADWIVDIGPGAGEHGGKVVHSGSLKELLDNTESQTGQYLSGRKAIPLPDIRRPLDPNRRLTVHGARENNLQDIDVSFPLGVFTAVTGVSGSGKSTLVNDILYTHLARELNGARSVPGRHTRVDGDDLVDKVVHVDQSPIGRTPRSNPATYTGVFDHVRKLFAETTEAKVRGYLPGRFSFNVKGGRCENCAGDGTIKIEMNFLPDVYVPCEVCHGARYNRETLEVHYKGKSIADVLNMPIEEATDFFEAVPAIARHLRTLKDVGLGYVRLGQSATTLSGGEAQRVKLASELQRRSTGRTVYVLDEPTTGLHFEDISKLLTVLSGLVDKGNTVIVIEHNLDVVKTADWVVDMGPEGGAGGGLVIAEGTPEQVAGVPASHTGKFLREILGADRISDASSVKAPRKTVAKKAVAAGTTAKKTVAARATAKKAAPAKKTTRTRKA; encoded by the coding sequence GTGGCCGACCGTCTCATCGTCCGTGGCGCGCGCGAGCACAACCTGAAGAACGTCTCGCTCGACCTGCCACGCGACTCGCTCATCGTCTTCACGGGCCTGTCGGGGTCGGGCAAGTCCTCGCTGGCCTTCGACACCATCTTCGCCGAGGGGCAGCGCCGGTACGTCGAGTCGCTCTCCTCCTACGCCCGGCAGTTCCTCGGCCAGATGGACAAGCCGGACGTCGACTTCATCGAGGGCCTCTCCCCGGCGGTCTCCATCGACCAGAAGTCGACCTCGCGCAACCCGCGCTCGACGGTCGGCACGATCACCGAGGTCTACGACTACCTGCGACTGCTCTTCGCGCGCATCGGCAAGCCGCACTGCCCCGAGTGCGGCCGCCCGATCACCCGCCAGTCGCCGCAGGCCATCGTCGACCGGGTGCTGGAGCTGCCGGAGGGGAGCCGCTTCCAGGTCCTGTCGCCGCTGGTGCGGGAGCGCAAGGGCGAGTTCGTCGACCTCTTCGTGGACCTCCAGACCAAGGGATACAGCCGCGCGCGGGTGGACGGCGAGACCGTCCAGCTCTCCAACCCGCCCACCCTGAAGAAGCAGGAGAAGCACACCATCGAGGTGGTCGTCGACCGCCTCACGGTGAAGGACTCCGCCAAGCGTCGTCTCACCGACTCCGTGGAGACCGCCCTCGGCCTCTCCGGCGGCATGGTCGTGCTGGACTTCGTCGACCTCCCCGAGGACGACCCCGAGCGTGAGCGCATGTTCTCGGAGCATCTGTACTGCCCGTACGACGACCTGTCCTTCGAGGAGCTTGAGCCCCGCTCCTTCTCCTTCAACTCGCCCTTCGGCGCATGCCCCGACTGCTCCGGCATCGGCACGCGCATGGAGGTCGACCCCGAGCTGATCGTCCCGGACGAGGACAAGTCGCTCGACGAGGGCGCCATCCACCCCTGGTCGCACGGACACACCAAGGACTACTTCGGCCGCCTCATCGGCGCCCTCGCGGACGCGTTGGGATTCCGGACCGACATCCCCTTCGCCGGTCTTCCGCAGCGCGCGAGGAAGGCCCTGCTGTACGGCCACAAGACGCAGATCGAGGTGCGCTACCGCAACCGGTACGGCCGCGAGCGCGCGTACACCACGGCCTTCGAGGGCGCTGTCCCCTTCGTGAAGCGGCGGCACGGCGAAGCCGAGAGCGATGCCAGTCGGGAGCGCTTCGAGGGCTATATGCGCGAGGTGCCCTGCCCGACCTGTGAGGGCACCCGCCTGAAGCCGATCGTCCTCGCGGTCACGGTCATGGAGAAGTCGATCGCCGAGGTCTCCGCCATGTCCATCAGCGACTGCGCGGACTTCCTGGGCGAGCTGAGGCTCGATGCCCGCGACAAGAAGATCGCCGAGCGGGTGCTGAAGGAGGTCAACGAACGGCTGCGGTTCCTGGTCGACGTCGGCCTCGACTACCTCTCGCTGAACCGCGCGGCCGGCACGCTCTCCGGCGGCGAGGCCCAGCGCATCCGCCTGGCCACCCAGATCGGCTCCGGCCTCGTCGGCGTCCTGTACGTCCTCGACGAGCCCTCCATCGGGCTGCACCAGCGCGACAACCACCGGCTCATCGAGACCCTCGTCCGGCTGCGCGACATGGGCAACACGCTCATCGTCGTCGAGCACGACGAGGACACCATCAAGATGGCCGACTGGATCGTCGACATCGGCCCCGGCGCCGGTGAGCACGGCGGCAAGGTCGTGCACAGCGGCTCCCTGAAGGAGCTGCTCGACAACACCGAGTCGCAGACCGGGCAGTACCTTTCGGGCCGCAAGGCCATCCCGCTGCCCGACATCCGCCGCCCGCTCGACCCCAACAGACGACTCACCGTGCACGGCGCCCGGGAGAACAACCTCCAGGACATCGACGTGTCCTTCCCGCTGGGCGTCTTCACCGCCGTCACCGGTGTCTCCGGCTCCGGCAAGTCCACACTGGTCAACGACATCCTGTACACGCACCTGGCCCGCGAGCTGAACGGCGCGAGGAGCGTCCCCGGGCGGCACACGCGCGTGGACGGCGACGACCTCGTCGACAAGGTCGTCCACGTCGACCAGTCGCCGATCGGCCGCACCCCCCGGTCCAACCCGGCCACGTACACCGGAGTCTTCGACCACGTCCGCAAGCTGTTCGCCGAGACCACCGAGGCGAAGGTCCGCGGCTATCTGCCCGGCCGCTTCTCCTTCAACGTCAAGGGCGGCCGATGCGAGAACTGCGCGGGCGACGGCACCATCAAGATCGAGATGAACTTCCTCCCGGACGTCTATGTCCCGTGCGAGGTCTGCCACGGCGCCCGGTACAACCGGGAGACCCTGGAGGTCCACTACAAGGGCAAGTCCATCGCCGATGTGCTGAACATGCCGATCGAGGAGGCCACGGACTTCTTCGAGGCCGTCCCCGCGATCGCCCGCCACCTCAGGACACTGAAGGACGTCGGCCTCGGCTATGTCCGGCTCGGCCAGTCCGCGACCACCCTTTCCGGCGGTGAGGCACAGCGCGTCAAGCTCGCCAGCGAGTTGCAGCGCCGCTCCACCGGACGCACGGTCTACGTCCTGGACGAGCCGACCACCGGTCTCCACTTCGAGGACATCAGCAAGCTCCTCACGGTGCTGTCCGGCCTGGTCGACAAGGGCAACACGGTCATCGTCATCGAGCACAACCTCGATGTCGTCAAGACCGCCGACTGGGTCGTGGACATGGGGCCGGAAGGCGGCGCCGGCGGTGGCCTGGTCATCGCCGAGGGCACGCCGGAGCAGGTTGCCGGGGTTCCGGCCAGCCACACGGGCAAGTTCCTGCGGGAGATCCTCGGCGCCGACCGGATCAGCGACGCGTCCTCGGTGAAGGCCCCGCGCAAGACCGTGGCGAAGAAGGCGGTCGCCGCCGGGACGACGGCGAAGAAGACGGTCGCCGCCAGAGCGACCGCGAAGAAGGCCGCACCCGCCAAGAAGACCACACGGACCCGCAAGGCCTGA
- a CDS encoding response regulator, which translates to MSMRCLIVDDSARFLEAARTLLERDGIHVVGVASTGAEALARAVELAPDLVLLDIDLDGESGLELAPRLAATAASVIILTSTHPLDDIQELVAASPARGFLHKSKLSGQALRDLLGPDHGSPER; encoded by the coding sequence ATGTCCATGCGCTGTCTCATCGTCGATGACAGTGCCCGGTTCCTGGAGGCTGCCCGTACGTTGCTGGAGCGCGACGGGATCCACGTCGTCGGCGTGGCCTCCACAGGCGCGGAGGCGCTGGCACGGGCTGTGGAGTTGGCCCCGGATCTCGTCCTTCTGGACATCGACCTCGACGGCGAGAGCGGGTTGGAGCTGGCGCCGAGGCTCGCGGCGACCGCCGCGTCCGTCATCATCCTCACCTCCACACACCCGCTGGACGACATCCAGGAACTCGTCGCCGCCAGTCCGGCCCGGGGATTTCTGCACAAGTCGAAGCTCTCGGGGCAGGCGCTGCGGGACCTGCTGGGGCCCGATCACGGGTCCCCGGAGCGTTGA
- a CDS encoding ABC transporter substrate-binding protein gives MRPVLRAPRSSRRAASAAIAALLAAVAVGCAPQPEEDASGSASASASASGASCAKGELGTKTSGKLTIATDQPAYEPWFKDDDPKNGEGFESAVAYAVAKQLGYDKADVVWQSVPFNKAFAPGAKTFDFDVNQVSISDERKKAVDFSSGYYDVRQAVVALKDSPAAKATSIADLRKLHLGAQVGTTSLDYIDDVVKPTQDAAAYAKNDQAKSALKNGQIDAIVLDLPTAFYVTAAEVTDAKIVGQFENQGGTPEQFGLVLDKGSALTSCVTTAVDALRADGTLAKIEQEWLSDAVDAPVLK, from the coding sequence ATGCGTCCTGTCCTGCGCGCCCCGCGCTCCTCGCGCCGTGCCGCCTCCGCCGCCATAGCCGCCCTGCTCGCCGCCGTCGCGGTGGGCTGCGCCCCGCAGCCGGAGGAGGACGCCTCCGGCTCGGCCTCCGCGTCCGCCTCGGCGTCCGGGGCCTCCTGCGCCAAGGGCGAGTTGGGCACGAAGACCTCCGGCAAGCTGACGATCGCCACCGACCAGCCGGCGTACGAGCCCTGGTTCAAGGACGACGACCCGAAGAACGGCGAGGGCTTCGAGTCGGCGGTCGCGTATGCCGTGGCGAAGCAGCTCGGCTACGACAAGGCGGACGTCGTCTGGCAGAGCGTGCCCTTCAACAAGGCGTTCGCGCCGGGTGCGAAGACCTTCGACTTCGACGTCAACCAGGTGTCGATCAGCGACGAGCGCAAGAAGGCCGTGGACTTCTCGTCGGGCTACTACGACGTGCGTCAGGCCGTCGTCGCGCTGAAGGACTCCCCCGCCGCGAAGGCCACGAGCATCGCCGACCTGAGGAAGCTGCATCTGGGCGCCCAGGTCGGCACCACCAGCCTGGACTACATCGACGACGTGGTGAAGCCGACCCAGGACGCCGCCGCGTACGCGAAGAACGACCAGGCCAAGTCCGCGCTGAAGAACGGCCAGATCGACGCGATCGTGCTCGACCTGCCGACCGCGTTCTACGTCACGGCGGCCGAGGTGACGGACGCGAAGATCGTCGGGCAGTTCGAGAACCAGGGCGGCACGCCCGAACAGTTCGGACTCGTCCTCGACAAGGGCAGCGCCCTCACGTCCTGCGTGACGACCGCCGTGGACGCCCTGCGCGCGGACGGCACACTGGCGAAGATCGAGCAGGAGTGGCTCTCCGACGCCGTCGACGCGCCGGTGCTCAAGTGA
- a CDS encoding ABC transporter substrate-binding protein, producing the protein MNTQRRDLGKQPVRRALLWGVAAAVLLLPGCSGGDGEGRADEGDKAAGDTTCDGRIDGTAHITMWFHAGQSGEQTTLKSQVREFNRAQKQVRVELVTLPEQRPYTELVLSAAASGDLPDLLDFDGPNLYSYAWSGTLKPIDSCVPAKIREDLLPSVREQGTYDDRLWGIGTFDSGLGLYVRPSVLKKAGVRIPKGVDDAWTADELTGILRKLRAQGYQAPLDLNFTDSELADEWNTYAFAPAVWSAGGDLIDPEEFRTADGFLNGPGSVEALTTMRRWVREGYVDKDPEEDKSAFVKGRTPISWMGHWKYGEYSEAHPGDVAIVPLPDFGTGTVTGMGSWQWGIPSGGADGDAVWRFLEYLLQPEQVARMSEANGAIPGTEGAVKLSPLYDEDGAERLFIEQLRSGAARPRPQTPAYPAVTVAFSHAVADIVFSGAPVRKTLDKAVEEIDQDLAAHDGYPKSGP; encoded by the coding sequence ATGAACACGCAGCGCCGGGACCTGGGAAAACAACCTGTTCGCCGTGCCCTTTTGTGGGGCGTGGCGGCTGCCGTGCTGCTCCTGCCCGGGTGCAGCGGCGGTGACGGTGAGGGCCGGGCCGACGAGGGGGACAAGGCGGCGGGAGACACCACCTGCGACGGGCGGATCGACGGCACCGCGCACATCACGATGTGGTTCCACGCGGGACAGAGCGGTGAGCAGACCACGCTGAAGAGCCAGGTCAGAGAGTTCAACAGAGCCCAGAAGCAGGTACGGGTCGAACTGGTCACCCTGCCCGAACAGCGCCCGTACACCGAACTCGTGCTGTCCGCGGCGGCCAGCGGCGACCTGCCCGACCTGCTCGACTTCGACGGCCCCAACCTCTACAGCTACGCCTGGTCCGGCACCCTCAAGCCGATCGACTCCTGTGTGCCCGCGAAGATCCGTGAGGACCTGCTCCCGTCGGTCCGGGAACAGGGCACCTACGACGACCGGCTGTGGGGCATCGGCACCTTCGACTCCGGGCTCGGCCTGTACGTACGGCCGTCGGTGCTGAAGAAGGCCGGGGTCCGCATCCCGAAGGGCGTCGACGACGCCTGGACCGCCGACGAGCTGACGGGGATCCTGCGCAAGCTGCGCGCACAGGGCTACCAGGCGCCGCTCGACCTGAACTTCACCGACTCCGAACTGGCCGACGAGTGGAACACCTACGCCTTCGCACCGGCCGTGTGGTCGGCGGGCGGCGACCTCATCGACCCCGAGGAGTTCCGCACGGCCGACGGGTTCCTCAACGGCCCCGGGTCCGTCGAGGCGCTCACCACCATGCGGCGCTGGGTGCGGGAGGGCTATGTCGACAAGGACCCGGAGGAGGACAAGAGCGCCTTCGTGAAGGGCCGTACGCCCATCTCCTGGATGGGGCACTGGAAGTACGGCGAGTACAGCGAGGCGCACCCCGGTGACGTGGCGATCGTGCCGCTGCCCGACTTCGGCACGGGTACCGTCACCGGTATGGGTTCCTGGCAGTGGGGCATCCCCTCCGGGGGCGCCGACGGCGACGCGGTGTGGCGTTTCCTGGAGTACCTGCTGCAGCCGGAGCAGGTGGCCAGGATGAGCGAGGCCAACGGCGCCATCCCGGGGACGGAGGGGGCGGTGAAGCTGTCCCCGCTGTACGACGAGGACGGAGCGGAGCGGCTGTTCATCGAGCAGCTGCGCAGCGGCGCCGCCCGGCCCAGGCCGCAGACCCCGGCCTATCCGGCGGTCACCGTCGCCTTCTCGCACGCGGTCGCCGACATCGTCTTCTCCGGAGCGCCCGTCCGGAAGACGCTGGACAAGGCGGTCGAGGAGATCGACCAGGATCTCGCCGCCCACGACGGTTACCCGAAGAGCGGACCGTGA
- a CDS encoding MBL fold metallo-hydrolase: MTYSGAVRVGGPADVHELRDLMISKVAVGPMDNNAYLLRCRATDEQLLIDAANDAGTLLTLIGDDGIASVVTTHQHGDHWQALAEVVAATGARTYAGRDDAEGIPVATDVPVGDGDTIRVGRVELTARHLVGHTPGSIALVYDDPHGHPHVFTGDCLFPGGVGNTRKDPEAFASLIHDVETKIFDALPDETWVYPGHGNDTTLGAERPQLPEWRARGW, translated from the coding sequence ATGACGTACAGCGGAGCGGTGAGGGTCGGCGGTCCCGCGGATGTGCACGAGCTGCGGGATCTGATGATCTCCAAGGTCGCGGTGGGCCCGATGGACAACAACGCGTATCTGCTGCGCTGCCGGGCCACCGACGAGCAGCTGCTGATCGACGCCGCGAACGACGCCGGCACACTGCTCACCCTCATCGGTGACGACGGGATCGCGTCCGTCGTCACCACGCATCAGCACGGCGACCACTGGCAGGCGCTCGCCGAGGTCGTGGCGGCCACCGGCGCCCGTACGTACGCGGGCCGGGACGACGCCGAGGGCATCCCGGTGGCGACCGATGTCCCCGTCGGCGACGGGGACACGATCCGGGTGGGGCGCGTGGAGCTGACCGCGCGCCACCTGGTGGGCCACACGCCGGGGTCGATCGCCCTGGTCTACGACGACCCGCACGGGCATCCGCATGTGTTCACCGGGGACTGCCTCTTCCCGGGCGGGGTGGGCAACACCCGCAAGGACCCCGAGGCGTTCGCGAGCCTGATCCACGACGTGGAGACGAAGATCTTCGACGCCCTGCCCGACGAGACCTGGGTCTACCCGGGGCACGGCAACGACACCACGCTCGGCGCCGAGCGTCCGCAGCTGCCGGAGTGGCGCGCACGGGGCTGGTGA
- a CDS encoding ABC transporter substrate-binding protein, whose amino-acid sequence MALLFTGCEAGGDDGEHTRRAADATCDGRIDAPAQITMWFHEPAARGEAEAVRAQVQAFNTSQDEVTVRLVDLPEGQYDDLVRTAAAEGELPDLLDFDAPKLFSHAWAGDLRPIDSCVPESLRADLLPSVLEQGTYRGRLWGLGTFDSGLGLYVRPSVLKKAGVRIPKGIGDAWTADEFTGILKKLRTLGYESPLDLQLPWAGTEWGTYGFAPAVWSAGGDLIERSTYRTADGVLNGPQSVEALTTLQDWAKAGYVDANKDSGAFQKGRSPVSWSGHWRFREFGEAHPGDVTIVPLPDFGTGSATGMGSWQWGMPAGRADGDAVWRFLSFLLRPDEILRMTDVNGGIPATGTAIERTDAFALGVPGRLYIDQLRNGTARPRPQTPAYPAITEAFAEAFEKIMRGDAVKPALDEAVRAVDKDLADHGHYPPTGP is encoded by the coding sequence ATGGCCCTGCTGTTCACGGGCTGCGAAGCGGGCGGCGACGACGGGGAGCACACCCGGCGGGCCGCCGACGCGACCTGTGACGGGCGGATCGACGCTCCCGCCCAGATCACGATGTGGTTCCACGAGCCGGCGGCACGCGGCGAGGCGGAGGCCGTGCGCGCCCAGGTCCAGGCGTTCAACACGTCCCAGGACGAGGTGACCGTCCGGCTCGTCGACCTCCCGGAGGGCCAGTACGACGACCTGGTCCGGACGGCGGCGGCCGAGGGCGAACTGCCCGACCTGCTCGACTTCGACGCCCCGAAGCTGTTCAGCCACGCCTGGGCCGGCGACCTCCGCCCGATCGACTCCTGCGTCCCCGAGTCCCTGCGCGCGGACCTGCTCCCCTCCGTCCTCGAACAGGGCACCTACCGGGGCAGGCTGTGGGGCCTCGGCACGTTCGACTCCGGACTCGGCCTGTACGTACGGCCGTCGGTGCTGAAGAAGGCGGGCGTCCGCATTCCGAAGGGCATCGGCGACGCCTGGACCGCCGACGAGTTCACCGGCATCCTGAAGAAGCTGCGCACCCTGGGCTACGAGAGTCCGCTGGACCTCCAGTTGCCGTGGGCCGGTACCGAATGGGGAACGTACGGGTTCGCGCCGGCCGTCTGGTCGGCGGGCGGCGACCTGATCGAACGCTCCACCTATCGAACGGCCGACGGAGTGCTCAACGGCCCGCAGTCGGTCGAGGCGCTGACGACGCTGCAGGACTGGGCGAAGGCGGGATACGTGGACGCGAACAAGGACTCCGGGGCCTTCCAGAAGGGCAGAAGCCCGGTGTCCTGGAGCGGCCACTGGCGGTTCCGCGAGTTCGGCGAGGCGCACCCGGGCGATGTGACGATCGTGCCGCTGCCCGACTTCGGCACGGGCAGCGCCACCGGGATGGGGTCCTGGCAGTGGGGCATGCCCGCCGGCCGGGCCGACGGCGACGCCGTATGGCGCTTCCTGTCCTTCCTGCTGCGCCCCGACGAGATCCTGCGGATGACCGACGTCAACGGCGGCATACCCGCCACCGGCACCGCGATCGAACGGACCGACGCGTTCGCCCTCGGCGTGCCCGGCCGTCTCTACATAGACCAACTGCGCAACGGGACCGCCCGCCCCCGGCCGCAGACCCCCGCCTATCCGGCGATCACCGAGGCCTTCGCCGAGGCGTTCGAGAAGATCATGCGGGGGGACGCCGTGAAACCCGCCCTGGACGAGGCCGTTCGGGCCGTCGACAAGGATCTGGCGGACCACGGCCACTACCCTCCGACCGGACCGTGA
- a CDS encoding carbohydrate kinase family protein has translation MIVVAGEALIDLVPQGAGALVDLRPARGGGPYNTAVALGRLGSPTTFCSRVSYDGYGEALLGGLRDAGVEVASVQRGPEPTALALASIGEGGSARYSFYVEGSADRLFETPDRLPAGTRAVSFGTCSLVLEPGASAYERLLHAASVQGVFTALDPNVRPGLIPDADAYRTRFKSWLPSVSLLKLSEEDAEWLGGTPRLWLDSGPSAVVVTHGGDGLTVHTRAGAERSVPGEKVDVVDTIGAGDTVNAALLHGLAARDALSGAALTALGADDWTRLLRFAAHAAAITCSRAGAEPPYAAEMGEF, from the coding sequence GTGATCGTCGTCGCCGGTGAAGCCCTGATCGACCTGGTCCCGCAAGGTGCGGGGGCACTCGTGGATCTGCGGCCCGCGCGCGGTGGCGGCCCCTACAACACGGCCGTGGCGCTCGGCCGTCTCGGCTCCCCCACCACCTTCTGCTCCCGGGTGTCGTACGACGGCTATGGCGAGGCCCTGTTGGGCGGCCTGCGCGACGCGGGTGTGGAGGTGGCGTCCGTGCAGCGCGGCCCCGAGCCGACGGCCCTCGCCCTGGCCTCGATCGGCGAGGGAGGCTCCGCCCGGTACTCCTTCTATGTCGAGGGCAGCGCCGACCGGCTGTTCGAGACTCCCGACCGGCTCCCCGCCGGCACCCGGGCCGTCTCCTTCGGCACCTGCTCACTCGTCCTGGAGCCCGGTGCGAGCGCCTATGAGCGGCTGCTGCACGCCGCCTCCGTCCAGGGGGTGTTCACCGCCCTCGACCCCAATGTCCGGCCGGGCCTGATCCCGGACGCGGACGCCTATCGGACCCGTTTCAAGAGTTGGCTGCCCTCGGTGTCGTTGCTCAAGCTCTCCGAGGAGGACGCGGAGTGGCTGGGCGGCACCCCCCGGCTGTGGCTGGACTCCGGCCCCTCCGCCGTCGTCGTCACCCACGGCGGTGACGGTCTGACCGTCCACACCCGGGCCGGCGCGGAGCGCTCCGTACCGGGTGAGAAGGTCGATGTCGTCGACACCATCGGCGCCGGCGACACGGTCAACGCGGCCCTTCTGCACGGTCTCGCGGCCCGGGACGCCCTCTCCGGCGCGGCCCTCACCGCCCTGGGCGCCGACGACTGGACCCGCCTGCTGCGCTTCGCCGCCCACGCCGCGGCGATCACCTGCTCCCGGGCGGGCGCGGAGCCGCCGTACGCGGCGGAGATGGGTGAGTTCTAG